A single genomic interval of Rhodopseudomonas palustris harbors:
- a CDS encoding DUF459 domain-containing protein → MSDKPRSFFGVFTERGPLGALAVAGVLLFGIVGPASAQFFDFGGPPPARQQRGGGGGGGFGWFGNDVFQPFHQNQPQRRAAPREDYSKAPAPEKRETIPDRNVLVLGDSMADWLGYGLEQAYAEQPEMGVVRKFKTISGLLRYAPKGEPSDWVAAAKEVIAQENPDAIVVMLGLSDRIAIREQATPEKDKKKDDKAAAKPGEEAKPDAKTDNKTDAKPDGKTDAKPDDKAADNAAADDDEDDDDSLRIMTEKGKRAAGGVAQFREDRWSELYAKKIEDLINVLKAKNVPILWVGLPAVRGTKATSDMQFLNALYRDGAAKAGITYVDVWDGFVDEGGRYVLQGPDFEGQIRRLRSYDGVYFTKAGARKLAHYAEREIARLLAARSGPIALPTEPAAPDTAAKPPAGPAPRPAAGPILPLVASSVSTDRLLGGPGTQPAPVDALVARTLVKGEPLSAPAGRADDDVWPRREVSIEKAQEPPPPKEQPKPETPVASAKPSGGAPSASAGSQPQQQQQQRRVARSAPPPPPPTASGFFGFGGPPQQQGRRAPPPSASGFFSIFR, encoded by the coding sequence ATGTCCGACAAGCCGAGATCCTTCTTTGGCGTCTTTACCGAGCGCGGCCCGTTGGGCGCGCTCGCGGTCGCCGGCGTGCTGCTGTTCGGCATCGTCGGGCCGGCCTCGGCGCAGTTCTTCGATTTCGGCGGCCCGCCGCCCGCCCGTCAGCAGCGTGGCGGCGGAGGTGGCGGCGGATTCGGCTGGTTCGGCAACGACGTGTTCCAGCCGTTCCATCAGAACCAGCCGCAGCGCCGCGCCGCACCGCGCGAGGACTATTCCAAGGCTCCGGCACCAGAGAAACGCGAGACGATCCCGGACCGCAACGTGCTGGTGCTCGGCGACTCGATGGCCGACTGGCTCGGCTACGGCCTGGAGCAGGCTTACGCCGAGCAGCCCGAAATGGGCGTGGTGCGCAAGTTCAAGACCATCTCGGGCCTGCTCCGCTACGCGCCGAAGGGCGAGCCGTCCGACTGGGTCGCCGCCGCCAAGGAGGTGATCGCGCAGGAAAACCCCGACGCGATCGTGGTGATGCTCGGCCTGTCGGACCGAATTGCGATCCGCGAGCAGGCGACGCCCGAGAAGGACAAGAAGAAGGACGACAAGGCCGCCGCCAAGCCCGGCGAAGAGGCCAAACCGGACGCCAAGACCGACAATAAAACTGATGCGAAGCCCGACGGCAAAACCGACGCCAAGCCGGACGACAAGGCTGCCGACAACGCCGCCGCGGATGACGACGAGGATGACGACGACTCGCTGCGGATCATGACCGAGAAGGGCAAGCGCGCCGCAGGCGGCGTCGCCCAGTTCCGCGAGGATCGCTGGTCGGAGCTCTACGCCAAGAAGATCGAGGACCTGATCAACGTCCTCAAGGCCAAGAACGTCCCGATCCTGTGGGTGGGCCTGCCGGCGGTGCGCGGCACCAAGGCGACCTCGGACATGCAGTTCCTCAACGCGCTGTATCGCGACGGCGCTGCCAAGGCCGGCATCACCTATGTGGACGTGTGGGACGGCTTCGTCGACGAAGGCGGCCGCTACGTGTTGCAGGGCCCGGACTTCGAAGGGCAGATTCGCCGGCTGCGCTCGTATGACGGCGTGTATTTCACCAAGGCCGGCGCCCGCAAGCTGGCGCATTACGCCGAGCGCGAGATCGCCCGGCTTCTAGCGGCGCGCAGCGGCCCGATCGCACTGCCGACAGAACCAGCCGCGCCCGATACGGCCGCCAAGCCGCCGGCAGGCCCCGCGCCGCGCCCCGCCGCCGGTCCGATCCTGCCGCTGGTCGCTTCTTCGGTGTCGACCGACCGCCTGCTCGGCGGGCCAGGCACCCAGCCCGCGCCGGTCGATGCGCTGGTCGCCCGCACTCTGGTGAAAGGCGAGCCGCTGTCGGCGCCCGCCGGCCGCGCCGACGACGACGTCTGGCCGCGCCGTGAAGTCTCGATCGAAAAGGCCCAGGAGCCGCCGCCGCCGAAGGAGCAGCCGAAGCCGGAGACCCCGGTGGCGAGCGCGAAGCCCAGCGGCGGCGCGCCGAGCGCTTCGGCGGGATCGCAGCCGCAGCAGCAACAACAGCAGCGCCGTGTCGCCCGCTCCGCACCGCCGCCCCCGCCGCCGACCGCGTCCGGTTTCTTCGGCTTCGGCGGCCCGCCGCAGCAACAAGGCCGCCGCGCCCCGCCACCGAGCGCTTCAGGCTTCTTCTCGATCTTCCGCTGA
- the dapA gene encoding 4-hydroxy-tetrahydrodipicolinate synthase, with the protein METSLDATAEQPRGLWLPLITPFRDGALDAASLRRLIAHYARAPLDGLILGATTGEGLTLDEAELERLVMLSADALAASGRRLPVYLGLSGSDTRKLVKTLARTAHWPIDGVLIACPYYTRPSQRGLVLHFEAAADATARPILIYNIPYRTGVNLHNEAMLRLAERANIVGVKDCCADPAQTAELLRLRPPGFAVLTGEDALAFDALSRGCDGAILASAHLETEAFAAMMHRLQAGDRLGGATEWQRLADLPKLLFAEPSPAPVKYALWRRGLIDSPEVRLPMTPVSPALAAAIDARILPGRSAA; encoded by the coding sequence ATGGAGACATCCCTGGACGCGACAGCCGAACAGCCGCGCGGGCTGTGGCTGCCGCTGATCACGCCGTTTCGCGACGGTGCGCTCGACGCCGCATCGCTGCGCCGACTGATCGCGCACTACGCGCGAGCTCCGCTCGACGGGCTGATCTTAGGGGCCACCACCGGCGAAGGGCTGACGCTCGACGAGGCCGAGCTCGAACGCCTGGTGATGCTGAGCGCCGACGCATTGGCGGCGAGCGGCCGCAGGCTGCCGGTGTATCTCGGGCTGTCCGGCAGCGACACGCGCAAGCTGGTGAAGACGCTGGCGCGGACCGCACACTGGCCGATCGACGGCGTGCTGATCGCCTGCCCGTACTACACCCGCCCGTCGCAGCGGGGATTGGTGCTGCATTTCGAAGCCGCGGCCGACGCCACCGCAAGGCCGATCCTGATCTACAACATCCCGTATCGCACCGGCGTCAATCTACACAACGAGGCGATGCTGCGGCTCGCCGAGCGCGCCAACATCGTCGGCGTCAAGGATTGCTGCGCCGATCCTGCGCAGACAGCGGAGCTGCTGAGGTTGCGGCCGCCGGGCTTTGCGGTGCTCACCGGCGAGGACGCGCTCGCTTTCGATGCGCTGAGCCGCGGCTGCGACGGCGCGATCCTGGCATCCGCACATCTGGAGACCGAGGCGTTCGCCGCGATGATGCATCGGCTACAGGCCGGCGACCGCCTCGGTGGGGCGACCGAATGGCAACGACTCGCCGACCTGCCGAAGCTGCTGTTCGCCGAGCCATCCCCGGCGCCGGTGAAATATGCGCTGTGGCGGCGCGGGTTGATCGACAGCCCAGAAGTGCGGCTGCCGATGACACCGGTGTCACCCGCGCTCGCCGCCGCCATTGATGCGCGGATACTGCCCGGCCGATCCGCGGCTTGA
- a CDS encoding lytic murein transglycosylase has translation MTGHNRLAAAALAAWFGGVALSATAAQAQSGNPLNFLDSIFGNPSPSRPAAPGAGAPSGGSSAVQPWSGEDGASGHPLMTAAAIREAAANFDNCVAAMWPDAARRGISRESFERYTAGLSPDLRLMDLMDSQPEFTKSIWDYLDILVNDTRLAKGREILAQYKPQFDAVERAYGVDRYIIASIWGIESNYSTQMGDRYVVNSTATLACVGRRQAYFKDEFLTALEILHRGDLRPEQLRGSWAGAFGPTQFMPTAFKRFAVDADGDGRRDVVDNPYDLIASTANNLKKDGWQTGQSWGYEVVVPRGFNYMLADRRQTQTLAQWEQMGLRRAGGQPFPRSNEKAYLLAPAGAAGPGFLMLTNFRVIMKYNPAEAYALAIGHFADRLRGGAPFVQEWPRQERALSRTEKLELQQLLAQRGFYRGTPDGQFGSETRSALRNFQASIGAPADGFATGEMLERLRGR, from the coding sequence ATGACGGGACACAACCGGCTGGCAGCCGCCGCGCTCGCGGCATGGTTCGGCGGCGTGGCGCTTTCGGCCACGGCGGCGCAGGCGCAATCCGGCAATCCTCTGAACTTCCTCGACAGCATTTTCGGCAATCCGTCGCCGAGCCGCCCGGCTGCACCCGGCGCTGGCGCGCCCTCAGGCGGTAGCTCCGCCGTGCAGCCATGGAGCGGCGAGGACGGGGCTTCGGGCCATCCGCTGATGACCGCGGCGGCAATCCGCGAGGCCGCGGCGAACTTCGACAATTGCGTCGCCGCGATGTGGCCGGACGCGGCGCGCCGCGGCATCTCCCGCGAGTCGTTCGAGCGCTACACCGCCGGCCTGTCGCCCGACCTGCGGCTGATGGACCTGATGGATTCGCAGCCGGAGTTCACCAAATCGATCTGGGATTATCTCGACATCCTGGTCAACGACACCCGCCTCGCCAAGGGCCGCGAAATTCTGGCGCAGTACAAGCCGCAGTTCGATGCGGTCGAGCGCGCCTACGGCGTCGACCGCTACATCATCGCATCGATCTGGGGAATCGAATCGAACTATTCGACCCAGATGGGCGATCGCTATGTGGTGAACTCGACCGCGACGCTGGCCTGCGTCGGCCGCCGCCAGGCGTACTTCAAGGACGAATTCCTCACCGCGCTGGAGATCCTGCATCGCGGCGACCTGCGTCCCGAGCAGCTGCGCGGCTCATGGGCCGGCGCATTCGGGCCGACGCAATTCATGCCGACCGCGTTCAAGCGCTTCGCGGTCGACGCCGACGGCGACGGCCGCCGCGACGTCGTCGACAATCCCTACGACCTGATCGCGTCGACCGCCAACAACCTGAAGAAGGACGGCTGGCAGACCGGCCAGAGTTGGGGCTACGAGGTCGTGGTGCCCCGCGGCTTCAACTACATGCTGGCCGACCGCCGCCAGACACAGACGCTGGCCCAATGGGAGCAGATGGGCCTGCGCCGCGCGGGCGGCCAGCCGTTCCCGCGCTCGAACGAAAAGGCCTACCTGCTCGCCCCCGCCGGCGCCGCAGGTCCAGGCTTCCTGATGCTCACCAATTTCCGGGTAATCATGAAGTACAACCCGGCCGAGGCCTACGCGCTGGCGATCGGCCATTTCGCTGACCGGCTGCGCGGCGGCGCCCCATTCGTCCAGGAGTGGCCGCGCCAGGAGCGCGCCCTGTCCCGCACCGAGAAGCTGGAATTGCAACAACTCCTCGCCCAGCGCGGCTTCTACCGCGGCACCCCCGACGGCCAGTTCGGCTCCGAAACCCGCAGCGCGCTGCGGAATTTCCAGGCCTCGATCGGCGCCCCGGCGGATGGATTTGCGACCGGGGAAATGTTGGAGAGGTTGAGAGGTCGCTGA
- a CDS encoding LysE family translocator: MLGIHDFWLFVASGLLLNVTPGPDTAFIVGRGLQFGWRGGAAAALGVGAGCLVHVAAAAVGLSALLMASTLAFSVLKWVGAAYLIWLGARMLLSKPSDFTANAGAAPTLSMPAVFRQGMLTNVLNPKVALFFLAFLPQFVAADAPNKALAFLVLGLIFVVNGTLYCLALAAFAARAADRLRRSGTVLQWINRGLGALFVALGIRVALART; this comes from the coding sequence ATGCTCGGCATTCACGACTTCTGGCTGTTCGTCGCCTCCGGGCTGCTGCTCAATGTCACGCCCGGGCCTGACACGGCCTTCATCGTCGGCCGCGGCCTACAGTTCGGCTGGCGCGGAGGGGCGGCTGCGGCGCTCGGCGTCGGCGCCGGCTGCCTGGTGCATGTCGCTGCCGCCGCTGTCGGACTGTCTGCCCTGCTGATGGCGTCGACGCTGGCGTTCAGCGTGCTCAAGTGGGTCGGCGCCGCCTATCTGATCTGGCTGGGGGCACGGATGCTGCTGTCGAAGCCGAGCGATTTCACCGCCAACGCAGGCGCTGCCCCGACGCTGTCGATGCCCGCGGTGTTTCGCCAGGGCATGCTCACCAATGTGCTGAACCCCAAGGTGGCGCTGTTCTTTCTCGCCTTTCTGCCGCAGTTCGTCGCGGCCGATGCGCCCAACAAGGCGCTGGCGTTTCTGGTGCTCGGGCTGATCTTCGTGGTCAACGGCACGCTGTATTGCCTGGCGCTCGCCGCCTTCGCGGCGCGTGCGGCCGATCGGCTGCGCCGCTCCGGCACGGTGCTGCAATGGATCAATCGCGGCCTTGGCGCGCTGTTCGTCGCGCTCGGCATCCGGGTGGCGCTGGCTCGCACTTGA
- a CDS encoding sulfite exporter TauE/SafE family protein, translating into MQAAAVFDPFLLIIAAVFAFAGFIKGVIGLGLPTVSIGLLAIAMPPAQAVAIVIVPAIVTNIWQTFVGSYLRDILRRLWPLLLGTVIGIRLGAGLMTGPYARYGSLVLGVLLVAYGILGLSKRSFHLAPSREKWIGGPVGLVTGVISAATGVQVIPSMPYLQAIGMEKDELVQALGVFFTTATLALAVNLTDAGLLSTATALPGLIALVAAFAGMFGGQAVRTRMHPETFRRWFLIALIGLGLYLAATTLVKLFG; encoded by the coding sequence GTGCAAGCTGCGGCGGTGTTCGATCCGTTTCTCCTGATCATCGCTGCGGTCTTCGCGTTCGCCGGATTCATCAAAGGCGTCATCGGCCTTGGCTTGCCGACGGTGTCGATCGGATTGCTCGCCATCGCGATGCCGCCGGCTCAGGCGGTTGCCATCGTAATCGTGCCGGCGATCGTCACCAACATCTGGCAGACCTTCGTCGGCAGCTATCTGCGCGACATCCTACGCCGGCTGTGGCCGCTGCTGCTGGGCACCGTGATCGGCATTCGTCTCGGCGCCGGGCTGATGACCGGCCCCTATGCCCGCTACGGTTCGCTGGTGCTCGGCGTGCTGCTGGTGGCCTACGGCATTCTCGGCCTCAGCAAACGCAGCTTCCACCTCGCGCCGAGCCGCGAGAAATGGATCGGCGGTCCGGTCGGGCTGGTCACCGGCGTGATCTCGGCGGCGACCGGCGTGCAGGTGATTCCCTCGATGCCCTATCTACAGGCGATCGGGATGGAGAAGGACGAGCTGGTGCAGGCGCTCGGCGTGTTCTTCACCACGGCGACGCTGGCGCTGGCCGTCAACCTCACCGACGCCGGCCTGCTGTCGACCGCAACCGCGCTGCCCGGGCTGATCGCGCTGGTGGCCGCGTTCGCCGGCATGTTCGGCGGCCAGGCGGTGCGCACTCGGATGCATCCCGAGACGTTCCGGCGCTGGTTCCTGATCGCCCTGATCGGGCTCGGCCTGTATCTCGCCGCCACCACTCTGGTGAAGCTGTTCGGCTAA